Below is a genomic region from Gigantopelta aegis isolate Gae_Host chromosome 1, Gae_host_genome, whole genome shotgun sequence.
GCCGTCGGCATAGTAATGACCGGTGTTGGACTTGCAATGTTTGTCCACCCGCCTCTGACCAGTCTACTGATGACGTCATATGGACTTCGCAGGACATTCCTTATCTTGGGAGGAATCACCTTCCAAAGCTGTGTTTTTGGGATGTTAATGCGGCCATCGAAATACGAACGTGGCCGCCATCTTGTATTACTGAGCGGCCGTGACAGAAGGCAAACTGTTTTACAGATCATCTGCGGCGGTGACGTCACTCAATTTGGAGCAATCACAAGAAACATTCCGTTCGTTTTTTTACTCGTCAGCGTCCTAACATTCTCCATAGCGCTGACGTCACTGTACCTCTTTCTTCCGGACTATTTTGTTCAAAGTGGAGCGTCACACCAAGTTGCGTCGTTCACCGTCTCCATGTCTGGAATAGGGTCAGTGATATCTAGAATTGTGACTGGTTTCGCTGCCAATGACCCGCAGATCGGGTGTGTTCTGTTGCTGGCCGGTCTGGTCGGGGTCAGCGGCGTGGTCACTGCCTGCATCAGCCTTTTCAGTACCACGGTTCCGGGTCAACTGACATTCGGCTTCCTGCTCGGATTGTACACTGGCGGCGTCTGGGTGGTGTTGGTGCCGGTTGTTATCAGAATCATCGGCGTGGAGCTGCTGTCTAGCGGATACGGATTGGTGATGCTCGTTGTGGGCATCGGCTGTCTTGTGGGTCCGTCATTGTCAGGTAATTAGCGGAAAGTCAAAACCATGATTTAGGGAacatactattatatatgaCCGTCTGGGATGGGTAGGTGATTATTAATTCGATATTTCTATAATTGGGTGAGGGTATCGCCTTCTGTCCGCTTCGGATGCATAAAGATTTAAAGATTATATAATGTGGGATCTCGCATTCAAGCcgttgtctctccaaccgcgacataATATTATGCTCATCTTTTGTGACCATCCGTGCCACACTGCTGTCATTTCCCAATATCCTAGCTATGGGCATACTCTGACCCTGGAGAGAGATACTAGTTTAACTCCGGCTTTGTTACGATaccaggggcgggatttatctcagtcggttgagtgcccacttgaggtgcttgcgtcgcaggatcgaaccacgttggtggatccattcagctgatttttgccattccaaccagtgcaccataactgagaaaaggccgtggtatgtgctttcctgtctgtgggaaagtgcatataaaatatccctttgctgcattagaaaaaaatgtaacgggtttcctctaatccCTAGCTGTTAGGGCTGGGGACAACAATTAAAATCCATAATATCGTTGTCTACTGTAATTTACTTTcacactaattggtctgattgctagcTCCTAAATAACTAAACACTAAGTTATGGAATAAATGTCAGGTgacacaataaaaaataattgaatcatacatacacagctaaatatatcaattacattgaatatagttgtaagtGTTACACTGTGGCAATAttattaggtgttttttttaatctttcacGTCAATGCggttttcttttatatattccAGGACTTGTTTTGAAAGTCAGCGATCAGTACGTCAGTGTATTTCTCTTTTGTGGTGAGTTTGTCGTGAACATTTCCATTAATGGAAATGAGTTGTGGTAAATTGATAGTGAACGAACTGGTGACAATATCTgtttgtgttaaatttatagTGAATATTATggtgaaaacaaatgtttgtgttaaatttataatgaaCATTGTGTTGAaagtaaatgtttgtgtttaatttGTAGTGAAGattgtttaatttataatgaaCATTGTGGTGAaagtaaatgtttgtgtttaatttataGTGAACATTGTGGTGAaagtaaatgtttgtgtttaatttataatgaaCATTGTGGCGAaagtaaatgtttgtgtttaatttataatgaaCATTGTGGCGAaagtaaatgtttgtgtttaatttataatgaaCCAACTAAACGTAAATGCTTGTCCTAAGTCTAAATCAGAGTGAACACCCGgatgaaaactaattttgtgGTAATTTTAGTGAAAAATGTGGTGAAAGGATATGTTTATGTCAAGTTTATTGATTGaagcatattttattgatttaaaaacaataacaaatgcaTTAGGTACAAGTGATACAACAATAATACTTACACAtcacgacagtaatatatttatgcaaGGTTTTAGTGAACAGTGTGGTGGAAGTAAATGTTTGTGGCAAGTTTATAATGAACAGTATTGTGGAAGTAATTGTTTGTGGCAAGTTTACAGTGAACAGTGTGGTGAAAGTAAATGTCTGTGGCAAGTTTATAGTGAACAGTGTAGTGGAAGCAAATGTCTGTGGCAAGTTTATAATGAAGCGTTGGCAAGTTCATAGTGAATAGTATGGTGAAAGTAAATGTTTGTGGCAAGTTTATAACGAACAGTGTGGTGGAAGTAAATGTCAGTGGCAAGTTTATAACGAACAGTGTGGTGGAAGTAAATGTCTGTGGCAAGTTTATAACGAACAGTGTGGTGGAAGTAAATGTCTGTGGCAAGGTTATAACGAACAGTGTGGTGGAAGTAAATGTCTGTGACAAGTTTATAACGAACAGTGTGGTGGAAGTAAATGTCTGTGGCAAGTTTATAATCAACAGTGTGGTGGAAGTAAATGTATGTTGCAAGTTTATAATCAACAGTGTGGTGAAAGTAAATGTATGTGGCAAGTTTATAAAGTAGTGTGGTGGAAGTAAATGTCTGTGGCAAGTTTATAACGAACAGTGTGGTGGAAGTAAATGTTTGTGGCAAGTTTATAACGAACAGTGTGGTGGAAGTAAATGTCTGTGGCAAATTTATAATCAACAGTGTAGTGGAAGTAAATGTATGTGGCAAGTTTATAATCAACAGTGTAGTGAAAGTAAATGTCTGTGGCAAGTTTATAACGAACAGTGTGGTGGAAGTAAATGTCTGTGGCAAGTTTATAAAGTACAGTGTGGTGGAAGTAAATGTCTGTGGCAAGTTTATAACGAACAGTGTGGTGGAAGTAAATGTCTGTGGCAAGTTTATAATCCAGTTTGGTGAAAGTAAATGTCTGTGGCAAGTTTATAGTGAACAGTGTAGTGGATGTAAATGTCTGTGGGAAGTTTATAATGAAGCGTTGGCAAGTTCATAGTGAACAGTATGGTGAAAGTAAATGTTTGTGGGAAGTTTATAACGAACAGTGTGGTGGAAGTAAATGTCTGTGGCAAGTTTATAACGAACAGTGTGGTGgaagtaaatgtctgtagtAAGTTTATAATCAAAAGTGTGGTGGAAGTAAATGTATGTGGCAAGTTTATAATCAACAGTGTGATGGAAATAAATGTCTGTGACAAGTTTATAATCAACAGTTTGGTGGAAGTAAATGTATGTGGCAAGTTTATAATCAACAGTGTGGTGAAAGAAAATGTCTGTGGCAAGTTTATAACGAACAGTCTGGTGGAAGTAAATGTCTGTGGCAAGTTTATAACGAACAGTGTGGTGAAAGTAAATGTCTGTGGCAAGTGTATAATCAACAGTGTGGTGGAAGTGAATGTATGTGGCAAGTTTATAAAGTACAGTGTGGTGGAAGTAAATGTCTGCGGCAAGTTTATAACGAACAGTGTGGTGGAAGTAAATGTCTGTGGCAAGTTTATAACGAACAATGTGGTGGAAGTAAATGTCTGTGGCAAATTTATAGTCAACAGTGTGGTGGAAGTAAATGTATGTGGCAAGTTTGTAATCAACAGTGTAGTGAAAGTAAATGTCTGTGGCAAGTTTATAACGAACAGTGTGGTGGAAGTAAATGTCTGTGGCAAGTTTATAACGAACAGTGTGATGGAAATAAATGTCTGTGACAAGTTTATAATCAACAGTGTGGTGGAAGTAAATGTATGTGGCAAGTTTATAATCAACAGTGTGGTGAAAGTAAATGTCTGTGGCAAGTTTATAACGAACAGTCTGGTGGAAGTAAATGTCTGTGGCAAGTTTATAACGAACAGTGTGGTGAAAGTAAATGTCTGTGGCAAGTGTATAATCAACAGTGTGGTGGAAGTGAATGTATGTGGCAAGTTTATAAAGTACAGTGTGGTGGAAGTAAATGTCTGCGGCAAGTTTATAACGAACAGTGTGGTGGAAGTAAATGTATGTGGCAAGTTTATAATCAACAGTGTGGTGGAAGTAAATGTCTGTGGCCAGTTTATAACGAACAGTGTGGTGGAAGTAAATGTCTGTGGCAAGTTTATAATCAACAGTGTGGTGGAAGTAAATGTGTGTGGCAAGTATATAATCAATAGTGTAGTGAAAGTAAATGTCTGTGGCAAGTTTATAATCAACAGTGTGGTGGAAGTAAATGTATGTGACAAGTTTATAATCAACAGTGTAGTGAAAGTGAATGTCTGTGGCAAGTTTATAACGAACAGTGTGGTGGAAGTAAATGTCTGTGACAAGGTTACAACGAACAGTGTGGTGGAAGTAAATGTCTGTGACAAGTTTATAATCAACAGTGTGGTGGAAGTAAATGTCTGTGGCAAGTTTATAAAGTACAGTGTGGTGGAAGTAAATGTCAGTGGCAAGTTTATAACGAACAGTGTGGTGGAAGTAAATGTCTGTGGCAAGTTTATAATCAACAGTTTCGTGAAAGTAAATGTCTGTGGCAAGTTTATAGTGAACAGTGTAGTGGATGTAAATGTCTGTGGCAAGTTTATAATGAAGCGTTGGCAAGTTCATAGTGAACAGTATGGTGAAAGTAAATGTTTGTGGGAAGTTTATAACGAACAGTGTGGTGGAAGTAAATGTCTGTGGCAAGTTTATAACGAACAGTGTGGTGGAAGTAAATGTCTGTGACAAGTTTATAACGAACAGTGTGGTGGAAGTAAATGTCTGTGGCAAGTTTATAACGAACAGTGTGGTGGAAGTAAATGTCTGTGGCAAGTTTATAATCAACAGTGTGGTGGAAGTAAATGTATGTTGCAAGTTTATAATCAACAGTGTGGTGAAAGTAAATGTATGTGGCAAGTTTATAAAGTACAGTGTGGTGGAAGTAAATGTCTGTGGCAAGTTTATAACGAACAGTGTGGTGGAAGTAAATGTTTGTGGCAAGTTTATAACGAACAATGTGGTGGAAGTAAATGTCTGTGGCAAATTTATAATCAACAGTGTAGTGGAAGTAAATGTATGTGGCAAGTTTATAATCAACAGTGTAGTGAAAGTAAATGTCTGTGGCAAGTTTATAACGAACAGTGTGGTGGAAGTAAATGTCTGTGGCAAGTTTATAACGAACAGTGTGGTGGAAGTAAATGTCTGTGACAAGTTTATAATCAACAGTGTGGTGGAAGTAAATGTATGTGGCAAGTTTATAATCAACAGTGTGGTGAAAGTAAATGTCTGTGGCAAGTTTATAACGAACAGTGTGGTGGAAGTAAATGTCAGTGGCAAGTTTATAACGAACAGTGTGGTGGAAGTAAATGTCTGTGGCAAGTTTATAAAGTACAGTGTGGTGGAAGTAAATGTCTGTGGCAAGTTTATAACGAACAGTGTGGTGGAAGTAAATGTCTGTGGCAAGTTTATAATCAACAGTTTGGTGAAAGTAAATGTCTGTGGCAAGTTTATAGTGAACAGTGTAGTGGATGTAAATGTCTGTGGCAAGTTTATAATGAAGCGTTGGCAAGTTCATAGTGAACAGTATGGTGAAAGTAAATGTTTGTGGGAAGTTTATAACGAACAGTGTGGTGGAAGTAAATGTCTGTGGCAAGTTTATAACGAACAG
It encodes:
- the LOC121374864 gene encoding monocarboxylate transporter 12-like isoform X2; its protein translation is MSGSATDKYGWVVVAASFCCMFLNTGINYAVGVLHLGLVETYPEDEHLVVWLSSLFGAMFALSGLGHGLSYSASTVILGYYFSKDTALAVGIVMTGVGLAMFVHPPLTSLLMTSYGLRRTFLILGGITFQSCVFGMLMRPSKYERGRHLVLLSGRDRRQTVLQIICGGDVTQFGAITRNIPFVFLLVSVLTFSIALTSLYLFLPDYFVQSGASHQVASFTVSMSGIGSVISRIVTGFAANDPQIGCVLLLAGLVGVSGVVTACISLFSTTVPGQLTFGFLLGLYTGGVWVVLVPVVIRIIGVELLSSGYGLVMLVVGIGCLVGPSLSGLVLKVSDQYVSVFLFCAVLCFTSSIVCFLTSLPNSTRHTESDVHGVETSHHDLHLDKTYLSDNHVCNSDPEQEHLMLQRRSNIVTVDDQDSDCR
- the LOC121374864 gene encoding monocarboxylate transporter 12-like isoform X1, producing MSGSATDKYGWVVVAASFCCMFLNTGINYAVGVLHLGLVETYPEDEHLVVWLSSLFGAMFALSGPVSSLVINFYDCRTCAVAAGVLGMLGFAMSYFVTSLSWLFVTYGLTVGLGHGLSYSASTVILGYYFSKDTALAVGIVMTGVGLAMFVHPPLTSLLMTSYGLRRTFLILGGITFQSCVFGMLMRPSKYERGRHLVLLSGRDRRQTVLQIICGGDVTQFGAITRNIPFVFLLVSVLTFSIALTSLYLFLPDYFVQSGASHQVASFTVSMSGIGSVISRIVTGFAANDPQIGCVLLLAGLVGVSGVVTACISLFSTTVPGQLTFGFLLGLYTGGVWVVLVPVVIRIIGVELLSSGYGLVMLVVGIGCLVGPSLSGLVLKVSDQYVSVFLFCAVLCFTSSIVCFLTSLPNSTRHTESDVHGVETSHHDLHLDKTYLSDNHVCNSDPEQEHLMLQRRSNIVTVDDQDSDCR